In Candidatus Neomarinimicrobiota bacterium, the sequence CGTGGGCAGCCCGCTCCCGATCCTGATCACCGCCCGCCACTTGGCAAACTGTGCCCCCAGGCTGCGATACTCCTCCAGTCGTTCGCGCAGGCCGTCCAGCCCCTCGGTCACCGTCTCCCCGGGGAATCCGGCCAGCGGCTGGGCCCCTTTGTCAGGTTTGATCCCCGCAAAAATGCCCTTGGATTTGAGTAGTTCGGGGAACGCCCTGCCGTCCTGTGACTGCTGGCGGATGGTTTCGTCGTAAAGTATGACGCCGCTGATGAACGTCTCAAGGCCCGCTGTGGTAAACAGCAGTTCCCGATAGGCGCGGCGGTGTTCTTCGGTGGACTCCACGCCGATGTCTTTCAGCCGCTTGGCGATGGTGCCGGTGCTTTCGTCCGCGGCCAGGAGGCCCTTGCCCGGCGCCACCATGGCCCGGGCGATGCCGGCCAGATCATTTCCGTCCATAATTGTACTACCTCCTGATTTGTTCGCTGCGCCGGTTTCGGTCAACTCGGCAGTACGGGCGCCCTCCGGGAATGGCCCGGAGCGGCGCACCTGCCGGCCACAAGCGGTGTCCCGCACGCCTCAATGTGGAGCGCTCTTCTCGGCCTGTCGCGCCACCGCTTCGGTAGCTGCTCTGACAGCCTCGGGATCGCCCAGGTAGCGCGCTTCCAGCACCTCCAGTGACCCCCCCAACTCGTAGATCAGGGGCATGCCGGTGGGGATGTTCAGTGCACTGATCTCTTCGTCGGAAATGTGATCCAGGTATTTCACCAGCGCCCTCAGACTGTTGCCGTGCGCGCTGATGAGAATATCGCTGCCTGCCGCCAATTTGGGCGCCACCGCCTGCTCCCAGAATGGCATGACCCGCCTGAAGGTATCGGCCAGCGACTCCGTACCCGGCAGCTGCTCGGCCGGCAGACCGGCATAGCGCTCATCGAAGCGCGGGTGGCGCTCATCGTCCCGCTCCAGCGCAGGCGGCGCCACGGCGTAGCTCCGCCGCCACTGATGGACCTGCTCGGCGCCATATTTCTCGGCGGTCTCGGCCTTGTTGAGCCCCTGCAGGGCGCCGTAATGCCGCTCGTTCAATCGCCAGGATCGCTCCACCGGCAGCCACATCAGATCCATCTCATCCAGGACGATCCACAGCGTGCGCACGGCTCGCTTAAGCACGGAAGTGAGCGCCCAGCTGAAGGTCATGCCCGCCGCCGCCAGCAGGCGTCCGGCTGCGTGCGCCTCCACCTCGCCGGTTGCGGACAGATCCACGTCGGTCCACCCCGTGAACCGATTCTCCAGATTCCAGGTGCTTTCGCCGTGACGGAGCAGGATCAGCCGGGGCATTTATTACGGCATCCGATCATCTTTGCGGCGCCCTCCTGATCTCACGCGGCAGCTGGCCGCTAAACACTCTCGCCTTGGCCGCTGCCTGCAGATGGCCACAATTTACCGGTCCGGGCGCCCTGAATTAAGGATTGATCTGAGGACCCTCAATTGCGGGCAAGCCCCAAAACTCCTCTGTCTGAGTCGAGATGAGCATATTAAATTACACGGCTCAGCCAACCAGTATACGCACGCTATATCGAGGAAGGAAGCTTGTTATGAGAGTCGTCTATAGAGGAGATTTGGATGGCACGGTTTGCGCCGCTATGCTGCTGGATATCGGCCTGGTCGATGAAACCATGCAGGCCCATCCCAAAGATGTTCAGGATGGCAAAGTTGAGGTTACGAACCAGGATATCCTTTGCAATCTGCCCTTCGATGAAAACTGCTATATGTGGTTTGACCACCACTCCAGCGAGATGAACCGGGACGAGTTCGATAAAAAGGAATTTCAAGGCGTGGTGGCCATCGCTCCCAGTACGGCCGGCCTGGTATACAAGTATTATTTGCCCGACTACCCCGCGTTGAACAAGTTCGAAAAGGTCGTCCAGGACACCGATACGTTGGACAGCGCCGATCTGAGCCTGTCCCAGGTCATGGACCCGGAAGGGACCATCCTGCTGGGATTTCTCCTCGATCCCCGCACCGGACTGGGACACAGCAAGAAGTTCTCCATCAGCAATTTTCAATGGGGCGGGCAGATGCCCGAGTTGCTCACCAAGCACACCGTGGATGAGATCCTGGCCATGTCCGATACGCAGGAGCGGCTCAGCGAATACCGGGACATGCAGGCGGTAGCGGCCGAGTTCTACGCGGCCCATTCCCACCTGGATGGAAACGTCATCGTCACCGACGTACGCGGTAAGGACATTCCCCCGGCGAATCGCTTTCTTATCTACACGCTGGACGGTCTTAAGGAGGGCAACACGTCGGTCCGAATTGCCGATGGGAAAAAGGGCGAGTTCTCGACTATCTCGGTGGCACACTCCATCTTCAATCGTACCGCCAAGGTCGACTCAGGCGAGTTGTGCAAGCAATACGGCGGCGGTGGCCACAAAGGTGCGGCCAACTGCCAGCCCTCCATCGCTGACAGCGACCGGGTGTTGGCGGAGATCATCGCAGCCTGCAAAGACTAGGTTAGACGGGGCAGACCACCGCTCCGCTGGTCGGCGGGCCGTAGCTGCGGTCACCGGCCGTACCGCCCAGCCCGCTACCTGACCTCGTTGCCCTTCACCAGATAGTACAGTGAAACGGCCGCCGTAAGGGCCTGCAGGTCCAGCCCGCCCATAGGGCCAACCCACAGCTTGGGCACGTCCAGGCCATAGGAAATCGCGTTGGGCTGATACATCATGATCGTGGCCCCGGTCATCACCACCAGGATGAGCAGTGCCCCGGCCCGGGTCAGCAGGTCCCGGCCAAAGGCCCCCACGACAAGGAACACCCCGCCCAATAGCTCCAGCACACCCACTAGCTGCCAGTAGGGCGGCGGTATGATGCCGGGATAGATGAATTTGGAGTAGCCTTGCGGTATGAAGATGGCCGCCAGCACCAGGCGGGGAGCCCAGTGAACCACGGGGATGAGGCGGCTCAGCAGGTCCATAGGCTATTCGTGGTGGGTGGCAGCATCTGAATCGGGTGGCTTAATTGGCCACAGATGTTATGCTTCGGTCCGCGCTCGGGCAACGCTTAATGGTCGCTTCACGGGCTGGGCCGGCCAGGCCGCCAGCGAGCGCTTGATTCGGTGCGGGAACCAGCCTAACTTGCCGCGCACTGCTTTTTGTCATGATGACAGGGAAGACCTGTGAGATTCAGGCGCTGCCCCGCAACTGTGAGGTCCGCTCGCTGACGGACTGAGCCAGACACCTGTTCCTTTTCTTAAACCTTCGCGGGTGAGGTTAGGATGCATGCTAGTTCATATCCGCCCCGACTCTACAATCGGGGCTTTTTGTTTTCGCTGAGGGACAAACTGCGGCCAGCCGTCTGGCCGTCCCTGCTGCTATGCCTGCGCCTGGCGGTTCCCGCCCTGCCCACGGCAGCATCGGCGCAGACCCCAAAACAGTCAGCCGGGCTGGATTCACTGGCGGTCGGGCGAGACGGGACCTCTCCCGTGGCAGACAGCGCCCGCATTGCGCCCAGCTATCATCTGCCGGCTGTCATTATCACGGCCAATCGCCTCCCGGAGCCACTGGACCGAATTTCGAGCTCCGCAACCGTGCTTCTGCGCCAGGACATTGAGGATCAGCAGGCGAGAACTGTCGCTGAGGTCCTGAGGAACGTCCCTGGGCTGGACATGGTGCGATCAGGTTCCCTGGGGCAAGCCGCTTCGGCTTTTCTAAGGGGGGCCGGCAGCAGCAGCGCTTTGGTGCTGCTGGATGGGGTGCAGGTCAACAGTCCCACCACCGGCGGATTCAATTTTGGAAATCTCACCACCGATAACATCGAAAGCATCGAAGTTGTCCGAGGACCGCAAAGCACCCTCTACGGATCGGACGCAATTGGTGGGGTCATCAATATTATTAGCCACAAAGGCGAGGGCGATCCACGCCTCGTCGTTCGCTCCGAGGCGGGTCAATTCTCGACGTTCCGGGAGTCGGCTCATCTTGCAGGGAGCCGCGGGAGGGTCAACTACGCTGTTTCGTTGTCCCGCACCGATTCAGAGGGTGCGTTTGAGAACGATGATTACGGGAATTCTACTCTGGCCGCACGCGTCGAATCCTCCCTGTCCGACAACCTGAAACTCTCCCTGGTGGCACGGGCAGTTGGCAGCGGCGGGGGCGTGCCCGGCCAGCGATTCATAGCCGTCGACCCGAACGCAAGGATAGAGGACCGTCTGGCTACCGTCGCATTGCGGGTTGACCATGTTGTGCGCGGACGCTGGCATCACAGGTTAGTCATATCTCGAACGGACGACGATTTGCTGTTTGATGACCCCGTCGATCCAGGCGCGACCGGTCCGTTTGCGGGCGACCTTGTCTCCCGCACCCAGACCTCCATCGCCACCGTCGATTGGCAGCTCGATTTCGACCTGCTGCCCTCCAACGTCATCGTTGCCGGAGTCGAATGGCAACGACTGGTGGGCAAGAATGTCTCCACCGGACCGTTCGGTGATACTGACTTCGACGAGGAGGTTGCGAGCCGCGCGATTTACATTCAAAACCAGTTCCGGCAAAACGATCGCTTCAGCTTGACTACCGGTGTCCGAGTTGATGACCACGGCAGTTTCGGGCCCAGCACAAACTTGCGGATCACCTCGGCGTATACCGTTCATCCGCTGCGTAGGACGGCAACGAAAGTGA encodes:
- a CDS encoding DoxX family protein; amino-acid sequence: MDLLSRLIPVVHWAPRLVLAAIFIPQGYSKFIYPGIIPPPYWQLVGVLELLGGVFLVVGAFGRDLLTRAGALLILVVMTGATIMMYQPNAISYGLDVPKLWVGPMGGLDLQALTAAVSLYYLVKGNEVR
- the gpmA gene encoding 2,3-diphosphoglycerate-dependent phosphoglycerate mutase, translating into MPRLILLRHGESTWNLENRFTGWTDVDLSATGEVEAHAAGRLLAAAGMTFSWALTSVLKRAVRTLWIVLDEMDLMWLPVERSWRLNERHYGALQGLNKAETAEKYGAEQVHQWRRSYAVAPPALERDDERHPRFDERYAGLPAEQLPGTESLADTFRRVMPFWEQAVAPKLAAGSDILISAHGNSLRALVKYLDHISDEEISALNIPTGMPLIYELGGSLEVLEARYLGDPEAVRAATEAVARQAEKSAPH
- a CDS encoding TonB-dependent receptor, whose translation is MHASSYPPRLYNRGFLFSLRDKLRPAVWPSLLLCLRLAVPALPTAASAQTPKQSAGLDSLAVGRDGTSPVADSARIAPSYHLPAVIITANRLPEPLDRISSSATVLLRQDIEDQQARTVAEVLRNVPGLDMVRSGSLGQAASAFLRGAGSSSALVLLDGVQVNSPTTGGFNFGNLTTDNIESIEVVRGPQSTLYGSDAIGGVINIISHKGEGDPRLVVRSEAGQFSTFRESAHLAGSRGRVNYAVSLSRTDSEGAFENDDYGNSTLAARVESSLSDNLKLSLVARAVGSGGGVPGQRFIAVDPNARIEDRLATVALRVDHVVRGRWHHRLVISRTDDDLLFDDPVDPGATGPFAGDLVSRTQTSIATVDWQLDFDLLPSNVIVAGVEWQRLVGKNVSTGPFGDTDFDEEVASRAIYIQNQFRQNDRFSLTTGVRVDDHGSFGPSTNLRITSAYTVHPLRRTATKVKGSWGTGFRAPSINELYFPGYGNPDLKPEENRSFEVGLEQELLDGRIGLAVSYFHTDFENLIGFDPNTFSAGNISAAKSEGIEWTGNFRLNGRLRVSANYTFLDTEDEATGKPLLRRPAHKANININLNPVSALNLNLDINLVGQRFDNDFGTGGEAFYPGYAKLDVALSWDLSGRLRLLGRVENLMDAQYEEAAGFPAPGRAFYGGVQIEF
- a CDS encoding exopolyphosphatase, which translates into the protein MRVVYRGDLDGTVCAAMLLDIGLVDETMQAHPKDVQDGKVEVTNQDILCNLPFDENCYMWFDHHSSEMNRDEFDKKEFQGVVAIAPSTAGLVYKYYLPDYPALNKFEKVVQDTDTLDSADLSLSQVMDPEGTILLGFLLDPRTGLGHSKKFSISNFQWGGQMPELLTKHTVDEILAMSDTQERLSEYRDMQAVAAEFYAAHSHLDGNVIVTDVRGKDIPPANRFLIYTLDGLKEGNTSVRIADGKKGEFSTISVAHSIFNRTAKVDSGELCKQYGGGGHKGAANCQPSIADSDRVLAEIIAACKD